DNA from Phragmites australis chromosome 16, lpPhrAust1.1, whole genome shotgun sequence:
ACCTGAGGTTTTTGAACTCTCCCTTGTCCAGTGTGATACTATTTTCAGTTAATGAACCGTGGCGGAGCCTGAGGCAACGCAAGCCTTGGAGCTCGCCGAGAGTTCGCATGCCTTCTCTCGTCACTTGGGTGTCACGTAGAGTGATCTTGGAAAGATTTTCGAGCCCTCTGATCCAGGAAGGGACGCCGCTGTTAAAGAACCTGATGTTGAGACTCTCAAGCTGCTTGGGAGGTGAGAACGCGGCAACGATACTGTCCTCGCTGTTAAGAGTCACGCCCTCGTCTCCGGCCTTATCTGATGGCGTGATCCAGACTGATAGAGAGCGCAGGCATTCGCTCAATTTGGTGATTGTTCTGAGCAAATGCTTGATGTTATCTCCGCTGCCGTCGAGGACCACGCCCATCTTCCTTAGCTGCTTCTGATGCCCAATTCTTTCTAGGTCGACTTCGCCGCGCGAGATCTCGACATGGCGCAGTATCTCCGTGCTCTTCCCGATCTTGCGAGGCATTCGCACGGTGCGAAATGACTCAGTTTTGTCACCGGCCTGACGGATGATTTGGCCGGCTAGGAAATGCTTCAGATTGGGAAGGAAGATGTGCTCTGTGTCGGCGGGCGGCACGACGGTGTGCCGGATGTCGAGTGTCTCCAGCTTCCAGAGGTTGTTGATCTGCCTTGGCAGCCGGGAAACGTCAGTATTCCGGAGGCACAAATACTTGAGCGAGAGCACCTCGCAGATGCTCTTGAGGTAGCGCTTCTTCAAGCCTTTGCAGCCTCCGAGATCCAGCACGTTGAGTCGATACTCTTTTGGTAGACTTTTGAGGAGATTTACCATGTCATCCATGGGATGCAGCTTGCCGCCGTCTGCAGCCGTGGAGTCATCAATATCCTTCATATCAAGTTGCTTTCTTGGAACTCTGATGCAGAGGTCGTCCCAGATGTTCCGCGGCCACGGTTTCTCCGGTGGTGGTTGCCGTTGAACAATCTTTCGGATTTCAACCTGATGACGAAGGTGAGTCGGCAGGGCGCCGGCCACAAAGTTCTCGCTTTCGGAGATGCGCATGATGAATTTCCCAACTGAATCATCCAGCTTGCAGCTCTTGATTTTTAGGCCGGTGGCACCAGGATTTTCAGGACAAATAAAGCCTCGAAAGACAAGCTCATTGAAGCATCGTTCACCTGCTTCTTCCATGGGCTGAGCCCCTTCGTACTTGGCCACTAGGCCTTCGGCGACCCATCGCCTGACCAAGCTCGTCCTGCTGATTCTGATTTCTTGGAGGAAAGCAGTCAGATACTGCAGGCAGCTCTTGTAATGTGTGGACAGCTTGCCGTAGCAGAAAACCATCACTTCCCATTTCACATTTGCTGATCTGTGGGTCAGCTTCTTCAACAACTTCTGCAGTTCATCTTTGGTCCCGTAGGGATAAGCATACAGAGCACGGAGCAGCATTTTCATGCTGTCGACGTGATCCGGCAAGCATTTCTCCAGGATACCTTGTATGTCTGAGCCAGCTTCAGATGCAAGACCACAAGGGAGCATGGCGATCGCCGTGCTAAAAGATGGACAAGGAGCCTCCCTGTTGTGGTCATCTTCAAGGGCACGTAGGAAATCTTCCCTCTTCTCGTCGGTCTTGCCGTCTTGGTCGACCAGCGTGGGCTTGAGCGCCGCGCTGTCTGGGACGGTGACGCCGTAGCGCTGGCGCCTCTCGCCCACGTCGCGCACCCGGACCTTGAGCTCGCTGATCTTGGTGGCGAGGCGGTGGCGGGCCGGCATCGTCCGCAGGTATACGGGGACGTGGCGCACGAGGGCCCAGAGGCCACTCCCCGGCGGTCTCAGGTCGCGCTTGTAGAGCTCGATGATGTCCTGGGCGATGTAGGCGATGTCGCGGACCTGCTTCATCCAGGCGCGGACCTGGTCGTCGTGCGGCGTGTCCGTCTTGGTCAGGTGCAGGAGGAAGCCGTTCATGCTTTCCATCTCGTCCTTGATGAACTGGATATCGCCCTGGACGCCGCCCAGCAGCCGGGCTTCGTCCTTGATCGCCGACGACAGAAGGCCCAGCAGCGAGTCCACGGCGCCGTGCGTCTGGTCAGCCATTgaatccctctctctctctctctctctctctctctctctctctctctctctctctgtgacTATATAAATGATGCAAGTGGATGGGAGCTCACTAATTTAGAAATGAGCGGAACTCACCAATAATTTGGATGCTAGCTGCACAGTGAgctatgcatatatatatagacacccACGGACCGAGACAAATGGAAGAGCTAGCTACCTGCTAGCAATTATTTagaaatttcacgaatttcgAGCATGCCGAGCCGGTTCCATATGATAAGCCAAGTGAATTTTTGGTCGAATTCAAATCTGaattcaaaatttataaaatcataaaaattccTTAAGTTAGTGTAAATCGACTTATGgacttttaaaaaatttcttaaAAACATGTTGTTTATTGTGTGTTTTAGCCTTTAGAGTTTGGgtagaattagaaaaattaaaaaaagaggaaaaaaggttaaaaagaaaaactatatTTCAGTAAACATACAACATATTTgcacttttttaaaataaaagattatttatttatatatatataccaaactattttattttacatcTCACACctttgttttttatttgaaaaattcatgctaaattatatttttatcaagAATATTTAAAAATCAATATAAATTGGTTTCAATGCCGCAAGAGATCGACAAGGGATTGGGTACAGCGGAATCATAGCGTAGGATTGTAATATAATAACATAGCAATAAGAAGGGGGTCAATGATTAAGGAATACAAAAACAAATTTCAATAATTAAAATTTAGCcctaataaaaaatttatttaatcTCGATTTTCCACTCGAGATTGACTGCAGACATGTTATTCAAACTAACGTAATTCTCAATTTGTAGTTCTGATGGACCTAAAATTTTGACAGAAAATTCAGATTAAATTGTGCAACTAACTTAACAAGAATCACTTCAATCGTATATCTAGATCAAGAGTTATCGTCAAATCCACCTCCGCTCTAACAGCAGAGCTCCAAAAAAATCAAGGACATGTCTATTCGTTCCCAAATTCTGAGGTTAGATTCTTAACCCCAAGGGCAAGTTCCACTTCCCTACGCGGTGAGTTGTGTGGAGTTTGTAATCGTGTGGTGGATGTGAATGTAAACTTGTACTCTGTGCATAGAAATTTATATACATGAAGTTGAAATATTGATTAGAATTTGCACATGTGCTATGATTTGGAATTTTTAATTAGTGTGCACTCATTCGCAGCCTTAGTTTGGAGAGCACTCAAATTACACATCTAACATTTGTGCTACAGCTGTTTGTCTGCTTCTTTAATCGTGTGGTGGATGTGAATGTAAACTTGTACTCTGTGCATAGAAATTTATATACATGAAGTTGAAATATTGATTAGAATTTGCACATGTGCTATGATTTGGAATTTTTAATTAGTGTGCACTCATTCGCAGCCTTAGTTTGGAGAGCACTCAAATTACACATCTAACATTTGTGCTACAGCTGTTTGTCTGCTTCTTTATTTCAGAGGGTATGGCTAGCATTTCATAACACTAGCCAATAAATAGGAAATTCTGTAGCTGTAGAAAGAACCCATCACAGATGATTCGTGGCAAGAACCTTCTGTGGTGAGGACTTATCACAGACGTTTCTTGACACGAATAGTCTGTGATGACAGTTGCATATCATCTGTGATGAGCATGTCGGTAGTAGTGGGAGAAAAGCTGACCCTTCTATTTTAAAGGCCAAATTCGGTGAAACAAGTGGGAATTTCAAATTTGTGAGGATGGGAAGTTAAAATATTAGCATACATGGTtaaaaaccgtctatgatatATTATATATGATAAGTATAAATATCATAAATGATTATTGTCATGAACTGTCTATAAAGTATCATGAAtggctttaaaaaaaatgaccGTCTATGATAAGTAGGTCATCATAGACGGTTCTTTCTATCAACTTAGATGGATTTCTTCTAAGAACCGTCCATCCATGATAGTTTTATCACTAATGGTTTCCACTTAATCATCTATGATAAAATGTCTAGGATGATTTTCTTTGTAGTAGTGATAGTCCATACTTCTAGTGTCAGAACATTTAAGTCTTTTCTGTTGAGTACTTCACAAAGGTTTTGCTCATCAGGTATTGTTATATACTAACAGTGATTCTTTCTATGGACGATTATCAATGTATGTATGTACTGCTAAAGGGGTGTGTGCATATCCCTTTAGGACCATAGTTATTAGTTTGCTATAGTGCGAATGCTATTTAGACGTGTAACAAAACAGGCATAAATTATGATATGGGACATATAGTACCCCCTCCGATCATAAATACTCGTTGCTTTTGATTTTTTACGGTCTTCGACGTGCAACTTTGACCaaaattttctatttgaatatagttataatatctaataaaaaaatataatattatgaaagtatttttcaagataaatctatacgtgtgatttttatgtttccaaactaaatattttggaagctattgatagtcaaatttttaaaagtttgatcggaTCTTAATCAAAacgacaagtatttatgatcggagGGAGTAACAAATAACACATACACCTGGGTATAGGTATGGACGGTGTCTTAGTGAGCTAATCAACATGCTAGATCTTTCTTAAAATTCAGGCAAATTAATGTCTCTTagacctttttttttgtttgcttctTTAGACCCGTTTAGGACACGGGAGTTTTGCGAAAAAATGATAATTTAGTTGCGTGCATTTGAATACAATACCTTCGTGACATGCACAACCTATCACACAAACCTATTATTCTTTGGCAACTTTATTCCTTCGTTGGTTTGGTTCTTACACTTCTCTGCTTTATTAGACGAATTGGATATTGGTACAATTTTATGAGAGTGACATAAAGTCCTGCTTTAAAGGTTCGGTTCCTAAGATTTTTAGCATTATTAGACGAATTGGATACTGGTAGAATTTTATGAGAGGGACAAAAAGTCCTGCTCTTATCTCTAGCTATGTCCAGATTTCCATGAAGTCAATGCTTCTTCATAAATCAAGTCGAATTCCAAAAATTGCAGATTAGAACTTCAGAAGAAGTAGACTGTAGCAACAAGGGTAAGAGAAGTAGAGAACATCATTTATCAACCTATTGTGTAAAATGATGCTATCTAAAGTCACAAGTTCATTCTAAAAGCTAGGCTGTAAAATTGCACATCGTTAACAAGaggaaaattgaaaagaaaaagcGTAAGTGCGAGTGAAAGGAACACATCATGGCCAAAGGGGAGAGAGATACTGACACTAAGGGGAAAAAACTGTTCCATACACATGCTAAAGTCTTTATTTAATGAATCTGTCAAGAGGAAGGCACCTGATATGCTCTTTCTTTAACATTTTGTGTAGATACCATGGAATCAGGTGGGCATATGATTTTGTGAAGAGGAATTCCGTTAGTAATGTCTTCTCTACGAAGATTTTGCGGTTTCTAACAACTTGGCAACAGCTGGAAAGGGGAATGTTAGTTTAGAGAAGATAATTTGTGATGTAATGAGTCATGGGAATTTGTCTTTCATTCCAATCCTTCGCCAAATGTACAAACTATCACACGCAAAGCTATGTATGTATTCTTTGATAGCTTTATTCCTTCACTGGTTCAGTTCTTGCGTTTTTTCATTGCTTTATTAGATGAATGGTTATCGGTACAATATTACAAGAGGGACAAAGTTCTACTCTTATCTATATGTCCTGATTTCGATAAAATAAGTGTTTTCCATAAAGTTGCACCGGTACTCTTTTCTTAAGTTTTACAACTCTTAAAGCACATTAAAAGGGTAAGTGGGTTGAATCCACCCTTGATTGTGCTTTAGCATTTGTGCAACTTTTAAAAAAGAAGTACTGAAGCAGCTCCCTTTCATAAATCAAGTCGAATCTCCAAAAATTGCAGATTAAAATTTCAGAAGTGGACTGTAGTACCAACGGTCGGAGAAGTATAGAACATCATTTATCAACCTATTGTGTAAACTGATGTTAACTACAGACATAGTTCATTCTAAAAGCACCATAACAGAATAGCATATTATTGAGccctcatcagtgccggttgggcCCAACCTGGTAGTGATAGTGTACCACTGCCTGTTCAGGAGACCCTCGATAGgtaattatcactgccagttccaagaccgaactgacagtgataagcCTATAATGGTGAGTTCAATCTAATGGTGAGCTCAATCCCCCAACcgagcaaaaacagagagacgCTCTATTCTTGCTAGGTTGGGGGAGAGAGGAGgcgaatttttttcaaattttgctccAAATTTTGGTGAAATTCAAGTCTCATTTGTTGTTCAAGGTTCGTAACTTGATGTACATTTTATTTGTAGTTGGATTTTACTTTCTTGATTGCTCTAGGTATTTGAAAATTATTGATTCCATATTGAGCTCAAATATTATAAATAGTTCAATTTGGCTTAAATGATAAGAAGGATATTCTAAATATTAGGAAttataataaatataaattaGATACAAATAGTTCTTATCTAATTACAATGAAAAGGAAgcttatcactgtcagttgaaTAGtagagccaacagtgatagCCTCTCCTGTATAACCTGGCCCATCGTCCTCCCCTTTCTGCCTCTCCTCCTAACTGACACCACCTACTGACCCCCGGACGCTTACTCATCCCAGGACGTCGCCCCTCCCCACGCCGGCCCCTCCCCGAATGGCGCCCCTCCCCAACATCACCTCTCCCTGACCCTTTTCAATAGTAATTTTGTCTTCATTTTGGCCCAGATCGGGATGCAAACGAACAATAgcaacaaacaagaaatgaaGCTTCAAGAGCTTATTGTCCTTAGACAAAGGGAGCTTGAGATTAATGAACATCATTCTGAGTTTTGGTCCAGAGTTGTAAGTGCTATTTTTACCTTGCTAGTAAGTTTAATCAGCAGTGATAAGCTGAAaaatatgttatatatatatatatatatatatatatatatatatatatatatatattgctcaGTATATATTTTGCAAAATATTAAAGCATTGCTAAAGCATACTTTAAATATATTAAAGCATCACAATATTTATTTGTTACAATAGTTTATTCACAAACATATGTAGTTTCATTACATCTCGTTCACTTCGATTTTGTACCGACACAACTAGTGTCGTGCTAGAAAAGTCACGGCTTGAGAACAGAGGCTTCGAATGCTGAGCCAGTTCATGGATGAACCCGGCGAGCTGTCCTTGAATGGCAATAATTTCTGAGAGTAGTAACTTGTTGGTCCTCAGCTTCCAGCGCTGTCAttaaagaaatgaaaaaattaattagtGATGTCGTATGTTAAATGAAAAGTAGACATCAACATGTAATTATATACCATTTCTTCGTTGTAGCTGACACTCTCAGTGGCGAATGCACGCATATTTGTACATACATAGAatccacataattttttttccttggtc
Protein-coding regions in this window:
- the LOC133896398 gene encoding disease resistance protein PIK6-NP-like, producing the protein MADQTHGAVDSLLGLLSSAIKDEARLLGGVQGDIQFIKDEMESMNGFLLHLTKTDTPHDDQVRAWMKQVRDIAYIAQDIIELYKRDLRPPGSGLWALVRHVPVYLRTMPARHRLATKISELKVRVRDVGERRQRYGVTVPDSAALKPTLVDQDGKTDEKREDFLRALEDDHNREAPCPSFSTAIAMLPCGLASEAGSDIQGILEKCLPDHVDSMKMLLRALYAYPYGTKDELQKLLKKLTHRSANVKWEVMVFCYGKLSTHYKSCLQYLTAFLQEIRISRTSLVRRWVAEGLVAKYEGAQPMEEAGERCFNELVFRGFICPENPGATGLKIKSCKLDDSVGKFIMRISESENFVAGALPTHLRHQVEIRKIVQRQPPPEKPWPRNIWDDLCIRVPRKQLDMKDIDDSTAADGGKLHPMDDMVNLLKSLPKEYRLNVLDLGGCKGLKKRYLKSICEVLSLKYLCLRNTDVSRLPRQINNLWKLETLDIRHTVVPPADTEHIFLPNLKHFLAGQIIRQAGDKTESFRTVRMPRKIGKSTEILRHVEISRGEVDLERIGHQKQLRKMGVVLDGSGDNIKHLLRTITKLSECLRSLSVWITPSDKAGDEGVTLNSEDSIVAAFSPPKQLESLNIRFFNSGVPSWIRGLENLSKITLRDTQVTREGMRTLGELQGLRCLRLRHGSLTENSITLDKGEFKNLRFLLIDQVSIITAQDGAAPKLEKIVWTFDRMEITQDTISGINHLHSLKELELHGEWNDPGGHMKQAIAGHPNRPSITGTPVQTRLSGPPCA